Proteins encoded in a region of the Canis lupus familiaris isolate Mischka breed German Shepherd chromosome 1, alternate assembly UU_Cfam_GSD_1.0, whole genome shotgun sequence genome:
- the ZNF784 gene encoding zinc finger protein 784, whose translation MAAARPEAPSPSSAAPEPRSSETPDLVLVPDDGRPATPPSDLIEIQVVKVTDTTLVPEPPEPGSLHCALCPAAFRLVSELLFHEHGHLAEAEGGGQGGDPSRCHVCGHSCPGPASLRAHYSLHTGERPYRCALCPRAFKALAPLLRHQRRHGVEPGASQRSPEAVAARAPRPGVPPERSEVVMAAAAAGAAVGKPFACRFCAKPFRRSSDMRDHERVHTGERPYHCGICGKGFTQSSVLSGHARIHTGERPFRCALCDRTFNNSSNFRKHQRTHFHGPGPGDSGTRQASGAEGPGSGRGHGPEKSLEEGRGEAAKVKVEVDQ comes from the coding sequence GTCCTGGTCCCAGATGATGGCCGCCCCGCCACCCCCCCAAGTGACCTCATCGAGATCCAGGTAGTGAAGGTGACAGACACCACGCTGGTCCCCGAGCCACCGGAGCCAGGCTCCCTCCACTGTGCCTTGTGCCCGGCTGCGTTCCGGCTGGTGTCTGAGCTGCTATTCCATGAACATGGCCACCTGGCGGAGGCGGAGGGCGGCGGGCAGGGTGGGGATCCCAGCCGGTGTCATGTGTGTGGCCACAGTTGCCCCGGCCCCGCCAGCCTCCGCGCCCACTACAGCCTGCACACGGGGGAGCGGCCCTACCGCTGTGCCCTGTGCCCGCGTGCTTTCAAGGCCCTGGCGCCTCTGCTGCGGCACCAGCGCCGACATGGGGTGGAGCCAGGGGCCTCTCAGAGGTCTCCTGAAGCGGTTGCGGCTAGAGCACCGAGGCCCGGGGTGCCACCGGAGAGGTCAGAGGTGGTGATGGCAGCGGCGGCTGCGGGCGCCGCCGTGGGCAAGCCTTTCGCCTGCAGGTTCTGCGCCAAGCCGTTCCGCCGCTCCTCAGACATGCGCGACCACGAGCGGGTGCACACGGGCGAGCGGCCCTACCACTGCGGCATCTGTGGCAAGGGCTTCACCCAGTCGTCAGTGCTCAGTGGCCACGCGCGCATTCACACTGGGGAGCGCCCCTTCCGCTGCGCCCTGTGCGACCGCACTTTCAACAACTCCTCTAACTTCCGCAAGCACCAACGCACCCACTTCcacgggccggggccgggagacTCTGGCACCCGGCAGGCTTCGGGGGCCGAGGGGCCGGGGAGTGGGCGTGGTCATGGGCCAGAAAAGAGCCTGGAAGAAGGACGGGGGGAGGCGGCCAAGGTGAAGGTGGAGGTGGACCAGTAG